The Raphanus sativus cultivar WK10039 chromosome 2, ASM80110v3, whole genome shotgun sequence genome includes a region encoding these proteins:
- the LOC130508578 gene encoding uncharacterized protein LOC130508578 produces MFAGNHFDEEDLMRMFLNGMRVDLRGRCSVVTYTSLEDLVEKAVVQEACLAEEQKHSEAAQPKSEKILGSHKRISEQSGKPSCARCHRYHFGDCVKCFACGRLSHVAKYCRFTIVDGTGTGQGAAPTTLAAASKNCYGCDQPGHIFRDCPRGHATLPPPPKRQAIDP; encoded by the coding sequence ATGTTTGCTGGTAACCATTTCGATGAGGAGGACTTGATGAGGATGTTCCTAAATGGGATGAGAGTGGATCTCCGCGGCAGATGCAGTGTTGTTACTTACACCAGTTTGGAGGATCTGGTAGAGAAGGCTGTTGTGCAGGAGGCATGTCTTGCCGAGGAGCAGAAGCATTCTGAGGCAGCTCAGCCTAAGTCTGAAAAGATTTTAGGATCACATAAGAGGATATCGGAACAGTCAGGAAAACCTAGTTGTGCCCGCTGCCATCGCTACCATTTCGGAGACTGCGTCAAGTGTTTTGCATGTGGGCGGTTAAGCCATGTGGCCAAATATTGTCGATTCACGATAGTGGATGGAACCGGTACCGGGCAGGGTGCAGCACCAACGACACTAGCAGCCGCTTCAAAGAATTGTTATGGTTGTGATCAGCCTGGTCATATTTTCAGGGATTGCCCGAGGGGACATGCTACACTCCCACCACCGCCTAAGCGCCAAGCCATCGATCCATGA
- the LOC108817801 gene encoding SNF1-related protein kinase regulatory subunit gamma-1, whose translation MASVPEIKIVRSESLGHRSEVSSPEAKLGMRVEDLWDEQKPQLSPNEKLNACFESIPVSAFPLSSDSQDIELRSDTSLAEAVETLSKLKVLSAPVVDVDAPEDASWIDRYIGIVEFPGIVVWLLHQLDPTSPRSPAVAGSNGVSHDFTADILDNGDSAVTSGNFFEVLTSSELYKNTKVRDISGTFRWAPFLALQKENSFLTMLLLLSKYKMKSIPVVDLGEAKIENIITQSGVIHMLAECAGLHWFEDWGVKTLSEVGLPTMSKDHIIKIYEDEPVLQAFKLMRRKRIGGLPVVERQTEKPVGNISLRDVHFLLTAPEIYHDYRSITTKNFLVAVREHLEKHGDTSAPILSGVIACTKNHTLKELILMLDAEKIHRMYVVDDSGNLEGLITLRDIIARLVHEPPGYFGDFFDGVMPLPQNYRV comes from the exons ATGGCGAGTGTGCCGGAGATAAAGATAGTGAGGAGCGAGAGCTTAGGGCATCGAAGTGAGGTGTCGAGCCCGGAAGCTAAGCTAGGGATGCGTGTGGAAGATCTATGGGATGAGCAGAAACCACAGCTCAGCCCTAACGAGAAGCTCAACGCATGTTTCGAGAGCATCCCTGTCTCTGCTTTCCCTCTCTCCTCTGATTCACAAG ACATCGAGTTGAGATCAGACACAAGCTTGGCTGAAGCTGTTGAGACACTGTCGAAACTCAAGGTGTTGAGCGCTCCTGTTGTAGATGTTGACGCTCCTGAAGACGCCAGCTGGATTGACCGCTACATCGGTATTGTGGAGTTTCCAGGCATTGTTGTCTGGCTTTTGCATCAG ttggaCCCAACATCTCCAAGGAGCCCTGCTGTTGCAGGTTCAAATGGAGTTTCTCATGACTTCACCGCCGATATCCTGGATAACGGAGATTCAGCTGTAACTTCTGGAAACTTCTTTGAGGTCCTTACTTCTTCAGAGCTATACAAGAACACCAAG GTTCGAGATATCTCTGGAACATTCAGATGGGCACCTTTCCTTGCTCTGCAGAAAGAGAACTCCTTTTTAACCATGCTGTTACTTCTTTCCAAGTACAAAATGAAGAGCATCCCAGTGGTTGATCTAGGGGAAGCAAAGATTGAGAACATAATCACACAGTCAGGAGTTATCCATATGCTAGCAGAATGCGCTGGGCTTCACTGGTTTGAAGATTGGGGAGTCAAAACTCTATCTGAAGTCGGTCTTCCCACTATGTCAAAAGATCATATCATAAAG ATTTATGAAGATGAACCAGTTCTTCAGGCGTTCAAGCTGATGAGGAGAAAGAGAATCGGAGGCTTACCCGTTGTTGAAAGACAAACTGAGAAGCCAGTAGGCAACATTAGCCTTAGAGATGTTCACTTTCTCCTCACTGCACCAGAGATCTACCATGACTACAG GTCAATCACAACGAAGAACTTCTTAGTAGCGGTTAGGGAGCATCTGGAGAAGCATGGAGATACCTCAGCACCTATCTTGAGTGGTGTCATTGCGTGCACTAAGAACCATACGCTGAAGGAACTGATTTTGATGCTAGACGCTGAGAAGATCCATAGGATGTATGTGGTGGATGATTCAGGTAACCTGGAAGGACTCATCACTCTCAGAGACATCATAGCAAGACTTGTACATGAGCCACCTGGCTATTTTGGTGATTTCTTTGACGGTGTTATGCCTCTACCTCAGAACTACCGAGTCTGA
- the LOC108817808 gene encoding uncharacterized protein LOC108817808: protein MNSSRDLALVSASAIVGALISALAFRFFSSNPKPRRAAASTEISALSRRFPALDPYSPLKRNGYLSWDDYFMAIAFLSAERSKDPNRQVGACLVSQNGVILGIGYNGFPRGCSDDRLPWAKKSKTGDPLETKYPYVCHAEVNAILNTNHASAAGQKLYVTMFPCNECAKIIIQSGVAEVIYFVEKRLNDSDVAYVASHKLLAMANIKVRKHQPEMNQILIKFEEDLL from the exons ATGAACAGCTCTCGGGATCTCGCACTCGTCTCTGCTTCTGCAATCGTCGGTGCTTTGATTTCAGCTCTTGCGTTTCGCTTCTTCtcatcaaaccctaaaccccgaAGAGCTGCTGCTTCCACCGAAATCTCCGCACTTTCCAGAAGATTCCCGGCTCTCGATCCTTACAGCCCTTTGAAGCGAAATGG GTACTTATCATGGGATGATTATTTCATGGCGATTGCATTCCTTTCCGCTGAAAGATCCAAGGATCCTAACAGACAG GTCGGTGCGTGTTTGGTGAGCCAAAATGGTGTAATTCTTG GAATTGGCTATAATGGCTTTCCTAGAGGTTGCTCGGATGACAGACTTCCATGGGCCAAG AAATCCAAAACTGGGGACCCATTGGAGACAAAGTACCC ATATGTTTGTCACGCTGAAGTCAATGCCATACTAAACACAAACCACGCATCTGCGGCTGGACAG AAGCTTTATGTGACAATGTTCCCTTGCAACGAATGTGCAAAGATTATTATACAG TCTGGTGTCGCTGAGGTAATCTATTTTGTGGAAAAGAGATTGAATGACTCGGATGTTGCCTATGTAGCATCTCACAAGCTCTTAGCCATGGCCAACATCAAA GTTAGGAAACATCAACCAGAGATGAACCAGATCTTGATCAAGTTCGAAGAAGACTTGCTCTAA
- the LOC108833287 gene encoding putative F-box/FBD/LRR-repeat protein At5g56810 codes for MEAAKLRTEDVTFSDRISHLPDDLLFRMLSLVPISDAMHTNLLSKRWKSVWKMMPTLEYDQSCCANIGSLGFEEFCKRSVQLHEAPVLRTLTLKLNQQRSLKLPGSFPDTVFQKLVVLKLHTIIPHFPDSPPSTVCFQSLKSLHLTHVSFLGEKGFCRLISACPVLDDLFLDSVTSRIQVWLRSSFTISVPSLQRLEIKQNTSHDPIYPSYHSEFKIDTPSLKYIRIIHSIGSFIFYEDMPNLVEARLGVAPYQTDKFLRFLTSVQFLSICIYAKEVLLLAKKISQRLLHLELHIYGKSSLNLLLYLLKQSPKLQFLKLHETHKIFTMPTYPSRLIRSEEYNDPSPSVCNPSSIPEFVSFHLKAFQWLLYRGREEEKQIVLYILQNALCLKTAAISLSSVGLQRGEELLMIKELEYMPKVSTSCKLVVQHRE; via the exons ATGGAAGCTGCAAAACTACGAACGGAAGATGTTACATTCTCAGACAGGATCAGCCATTTACCTGACGATTTGCTCTTCAGAATGCTCTCATTAGTCCCAATAAGCGATGCCATGCATACAAACTTACTCTCTAAACGGTGGAAATCTGTATGGAAGATGATGCCAACGCTTGAGTACGATCAAAGTTGTTGTGCCAACATTGGTTCCCTTGGATTTGAAGAATTTTGTAAGAGGTCGGTGCAACTACATGAAGCTCCGGTTCTCAGAACCCTAACCCTCAAATTAAACCAACAGAGATCTCTGAAACTCCCAGGTAGTTTCCCAGACACAGTCTTCCAAAAACTAGTCGTCCTGAAACTCCACACAATTATTCCTCACTTTCCTGATTCACCACCATCGACGGTTTGTTTCCAGTCCTTGAAAAGTTTGCACCTCACACATGTGAGTTTCCTTGGCGAAAAAGGTTTCTGCAGGCTAATATCCGCTTGTCCTGTTCTTGATGATCTTTTCTTGGATAGTGTTACCAGTAGAATCCAAGTTTGGTTGCGTTCCTCTTTCACCATCTCGGTCCCTTCTCTACAGAGACTCGAGATCAAACAAAATACTTCGCATGATCCCATCTACCCTAGCTATCACTCTGAATTCAAGATAGACACTCCTTCCTTGAAGTACATAAGGATCATCCATTCCATTGGCAGTTTCATCTTCTATGAAGATATGCCTAACTTAGTGGAGGCTCGTCTCGGTGTTGCTCCTTATCAAACTGACAAGTTTCTCAGATTTCTTACCTCAGTCCAGTTTCTTTCGATATGTATATATGCTAAAGAG GTTCTGCTTCTAGCTAAGAAAATTTCTCAGCGGCTTCTTCATTTGGAACTACATATTTACGGAAAAAGTTCGCTCAATCTGCTTCTGTATTTGCTCAAACAATCTCCTAAACTACAATTTCTCAAGCTTCACGAGACACATAAAATTTTTACCATGCCTACTTATCCCAGTAGGTTGATTCGTTCCGAAGAGTACAATGATCCATCACCTTCAGTCTGTAACCCCAGCTCGATTCCTGAATTTGTGTCCTTCCATCTTAAAGCTTTTCAATGGCTTCTCTacagaggaagagaggaagagaaacaGATTGTTCTCTACATCCTGCAGAACGCTCTTTGTTTAAAAACCGCTGCCATCTCTTTATCTTCAGTTGGTCTGCAACGCGGGGAAGAGCTACTGATGATCAAAGAGTTGGAATATATGCCTAAGGTTTCAACTTCTTGCAAGCTTGTAGTTCAACATAG AGAGTAA